CCTGAAAAAGTCCAGCCGTGATAAGGACATTCTAATAGTCCATCTTCGTTAATTCTGCCTTCAGACAGTGGCGCTAAACGATGGGGACATTCATCTATAAAGGCTTGCCATGATTGAGATTTTTGCTCCCACCAAATGACAATATCTTTACCCAAAAGTGTAAAAGGCGTTGGTTTGGATTTATCTAAATCTTCTAAATAGTGAACTGGATACCAAGCTTCCTGCCAGTCGAAAGTGTAGGGGTCACTGCCACCTGGTAATATTTCTTCTGTAGTCTCTTTTTCTAGAGTCTGGTTGATGTCAAGCATAGTTTACAAATATTCATTAATATCTCTAGAATAATACTTTAAACTGCAAATGCCCTATCGCTTCATGTTCTGTATTCCTGAAAAATCATCGAAATAGCGAGTATACTGTACCCGAACTCAGGGAATTGAGGACATCTATGTTTATTGATGCGAATTTTGCAGATATTCAAAACCATTGGGCAAAAACTTCTATTATTGCAACTGTTAGACGAAACATATTCAGAGGTTATCCTGATGGGACTTTTCGCCCTTCTGCGTCTGTAACTCGTGCTGAATTGGCCGCAATTATTTACACAGCTTTTGGACAGCAACCGTTGGTGCGTCCTGGGATTACTTTTAAAGATGTTCCGGCTAATCACTGGGCTGCTAAGGCAATAGCAGCAGTATATCAGGCAAAGTTTTTGTCTGGGTATCCTGATGGTTCGTTTAAACCCAGTGAACTCATCTCGCGTGTGCAAACTTTAACCGCTTTAGCCTCTGGCTTGAATTATCAGGCAACACTAGAGCCTAGCAGTACCCTGAGAAAACACTATGATGATTGGCAACAGATACCTAATTATGCTGTAAATGCGATCGCAGCCGCTACGGAAAAGGTAGTGATTGTTAATTATCCAGATATCAGACGCTTACAGCCCAATCAAAATGTTACCAGGGGTGAAGTAGCGGCATTTATTTGTCGCATTCTGAATATTCCTACTGTGCCTATTCAATATCTTCCCGGTAGGGAATTATTTGTAATTGCACCACAATTTGATACGGCTGATTCCTTTTCGGCAGGCTTGGCAAGAGTGCAGAAAGATAATCAATGGGGTTATATCGACAAAACCGGAAAATTTGTGATATCACCACAGTTAAATGAAGCACATCCCTTTTCTGAAGGATGGGCTTTAGTCAAAGAAAATATACAGCGCTCACTCTCAGTTTAATTTATGGAAATTCGGGGTATTTGGCTAACTACAACTGCTAGCCAAGTTTTTGACTCTAGACGAAATATTGCTGAGGCGATGGACTTTCTCGCTACCACTGGGTTTAATGTCGTGTTTCCCGTTGTTTGGAATAACGGTTTAACTATTTATCCCAGTCGGGTGATGCAGAATAATTTCGGAGTTGCTATTAACCCGCGATTTCAAGGTAGAGATCCTTTAGCTGAATTAATTATTGAAGCCAAACGAGTCAATATAGCTGTTATCCCTTGGTTTGAATATGGCTTTGCTAGTTCTTATCAAAAAAATGGTGGTTTCCAACCAGGATATTACTCAACCTTGAATTAAATTTGTAAGGCTTTAAACCACTTATTCACAAAGGAATTGATAGTTTGTTTAATTTGATGCTTGCGATTCCATTTTTGGAAAGCCATTTCATAATCTTCGCCTTTGGTTTGAAATGTGTTCCAAACATCAAGACCTAGTAACAAACTGCAAAATAGAACTAGGTATAACGACCAAGTGATAGTACCGCCACCAATGAAATCTACTAATAAGAGAAAAGCATTAACAATGGCATAATTACCAGCACGCTTTTTAAATTTTGTCAGGCGGTAAGTATTAAAGGCTTGCCTTTGCCGTAATTCGTGGTGTTGCGATCGCCAATCTATTTCCGCTAACTGCAAATTGTCAGGTGATATTTCTAACTCAGTAGCAATTTCTAACAGTTGCTCATAACTAAACTCTTTATCTTGGTCGTCAGCTTGCCGGGCGATCGCCAATTGTAAAATTCGCTGTACGTCTTCTTGGCTATAAGAACGGAGACTGTTAGGTTCAAATGCCGTCATAACTGCTATCTCTTATTATTAATGTTTGTTAGCAATCTATCGCCCGTCAACTGTGAAACAGTTTGGCTGAATTATAACTACTGCACAACTCTACAATAGCAAATTTATTTATTGGTCATTATTTATTGGTCATTAGTCATTAGTCATTGGTCAACAGTCCATAGTTCTGCTCCCTTGTCTACTTTATTCGGGTTAGCCAATGGTAACAGCAATGAGCTTAATCATTTCTGATGAGATTGTATTTGTATCAGTATTGAACATTTCTGGGGTAAGTAAGTGGACACAATTATTTAGAAGACGCATTTCGACTACGCTCAATGCTCGTTAACCTTATTAGAAGAGGGTTGAGTTTCGACTACGCGGTAATCGAGCGTAGTCGAAACTCAACTCCCGCGCAGTCGAAACCCGGCGATTTCACGTTAGGTTTAATTTGGTCTTTCTACTTAATAGGTAATAGGAAAAAACCCATTACCTACTACCTATTCGCCAAATATTGATACATCTGCCAACGTGCATCAACTTCAGCCTGAGCCTGTTCTAGCAATTGTTTAGCTAACTGGGGCTTACTTTTGGTCAACATCTTGAAGCGAGTTTCTTGGTACATTGATTGCTCTACTGATTGAGTAGGCGATCGCATATCTAACTGTAGAGGATTTTTACCCTGTTGTTGCAACAGTGGATTATAACGATACAACAACCAGCGTCCAGAATCTACCAGAGTTTTTTGGTGCTGCATCCCCGTCGCCATGTTGATACCGTGGGCGATGCAATGGCTGTAAGCAATAATTAAGGATGGGCCGTCAAAGGCTTCTGCTTCTAAAAATGCCTTGAGTGTTTGGTCATCCTTCGCACCTAACGCTACACTCGCCACATACACATTATTATACGTCATCGCCATTAAGCCCAAGTCTTTCTTAGGCGCAGGTTTACCACTGGCGGCGAATTTAGCAACGGCTGCCCTTGGGGTGGCTTTGGAAGATTGCCCCCCGGTGTTAGAATAGACTTCTGTATCCATCACCAAAATATTGACATTGCGACCACTAGCTAAAACATGATCGATACCGTGAAAGTCAATGTCATAAGCCCAACCATCACCACCAATTATCCAGACGCTTTTCTTGACTAAATAATCAGCTAACGATTTTAGATTTTGGATTTTGGATTTTAGATTAGAGTCCAAGGTTTGGATATTATCTAACTTCTGGCGCAAAAGTGTTATTCTTTGGCGTTGTTCCCAAATATCAGCCTCAGTTTTCTGTTCTGCATTCAGAATAGACCCAACCAGCTGATCACCAACTTCTGCACTGAACTGTTGCAGAAGTTCCGCCGCAAACTCAGCTTGCTTATCCAATGACAGACGATAACCAAAACCAAACTCAGCGTTATCTTCAAATAAACTATTAGACCAAGCCGGGCCGCGTCCTTCGGCGTTTTTCGTCCAGGGGGTAGTCGGGAGGTTTCCGCCGTAGATGGAAGAACAACCTGTGGCGTTAGCAACGACTGCGCGATCGCCA
Above is a genomic segment from Nostoc sp. MS1 containing:
- a CDS encoding S-layer homology domain-containing protein translates to MFIDANFADIQNHWAKTSIIATVRRNIFRGYPDGTFRPSASVTRAELAAIIYTAFGQQPLVRPGITFKDVPANHWAAKAIAAVYQAKFLSGYPDGSFKPSELISRVQTLTALASGLNYQATLEPSSTLRKHYDDWQQIPNYAVNAIAAATEKVVIVNYPDIRRLQPNQNVTRGEVAAFICRILNIPTVPIQYLPGRELFVIAPQFDTADSFSAGLARVQKDNQWGYIDKTGKFVISPQLNEAHPFSEGWALVKENIQRSLSV
- a CDS encoding family 10 glycosylhydrolase, with the protein product MEIRGIWLTTTASQVFDSRRNIAEAMDFLATTGFNVVFPVVWNNGLTIYPSRVMQNNFGVAINPRFQGRDPLAELIIEAKRVNIAVIPWFEYGFASSYQKNGGFQPGYYSTLN
- a CDS encoding 2TM domain-containing protein codes for the protein MTAFEPNSLRSYSQEDVQRILQLAIARQADDQDKEFSYEQLLEIATELEISPDNLQLAEIDWRSQHHELRQRQAFNTYRLTKFKKRAGNYAIVNAFLLLVDFIGGGTITWSLYLVLFCSLLLGLDVWNTFQTKGEDYEMAFQKWNRKHQIKQTINSFVNKWFKALQI